Proteins co-encoded in one Oncorhynchus kisutch isolate 150728-3 linkage group LG1, Okis_V2, whole genome shotgun sequence genomic window:
- the LOC116375851 gene encoding zinc finger CCCH domain-containing protein 13-like: MTETERQKQRDRETETERQKQRDRETETERQRERDRNRETETERDRRQKKRDRDRETETERQKQRDRRQKQRDRNRETENRETETERQKQRDRETERETETERQRDKDRDRNRETETERQRETERQKQRDRETETERQKQRDRNRETNRETETERQKQRDRNRETERQKQRDRETETERQKQRDRNRETETERQRTETERQKQRDRETETERQRDRDRETETERQKQRDRETETERQKQRDRETETERETERQRDRNRETETERQKQRDRNRETETERQKQRDRNRETETERQRNRNRETEQRDRETETERQKQRDRETETERQKQRDRETEQRDRNRETERQKQRQKQIDRTERQRDRNRETEQRDRETETERQRERDRNRETETDRQKQRDRETETESQKQRDRKTETERQRQR; the protein is encoded by the exons atgAC agagacagagagacagaaacagagagacagagagacagaaacagagagacagaaacagagagacagagagacagaaacagagagacagagagaaagagacagaaacagagagacagaaacagagagagacagaagacagaaaaagagagacagagacagagagacagaaacagagagacagaaacagagagacagaagacagaaacagagagacagaaacagagagacagaaaacagagagacagaaacagagagacagaaacagagagacagagagacagaaagagagacagaaacagagagacagagagacaaagacagagacagaaacagagagacagaaacagagagacagagagagacagagagacagaaacagagagacagagagacagaaacagagagacagaaacagagagacagaaacagagagacaaacagagagacagaaacagagagacagaaacagagagacagaaacagagagacagagagacagaaacagagagacagagagacagagacagagagacagaaacagagagacagaaacagagagacagaaacagagagacagagaacagaaacagagagacagaaacagagagacagagagacagaaacagagagacagagagacagagacagagagacagaaacagagagacagaaacagagagacagagagacagaaacagagagacagaaacagagagacagagagacagaaacagagag agaaacagagagacagagagacagaaacagagagacagaaacagagagacagaaacagagagacagaaacagagagacagagacagagagacagaaacagagagacagaaacagagagacagaaacagagagacagagaaacagaaacagagagacagaacagagagacagagagacagaaacagagagacagaaacagagagacagagagacagaaacagagagacagaaacagagagacagagagacagaacagagagacagaaacagagagacagagagacagaaacagagacagaaacagatagacagaacagagagacagagagacagaaacagagagacagaacagagagacagagagacagaaacagagagacagagagaaagagacagaaacagagagacagaaacagatagacagaaacagagagacagagagacagaaacagagagtcagaaacagagagacagaaagacagaaactgagagacagagacagaga